Proteins co-encoded in one Pseudarthrobacter chlorophenolicus A6 genomic window:
- a CDS encoding alpha-ketoacid dehydrogenase subunit beta, with product MTSMTFARAINAGLRKSLDHDPKVVLLGEDIGTLGGVFRVTDGLQKDFGKHRVVDTPLAESAIVGAAVGLAYRGYRPVVEIQFDGFIYPAFDQIVSQVAKLHYRTRGAVKMPITIRVPFGGGIGSPEHHSESPEAYFTHTSGLRVVTVSNPQDAHTVIQQAIASDDPVLYFEPKRRYHDKGEVDEAAGLDAAVPMGQARVLTDGTDVTLVAYGPLVKTALDAASAAADEGISIQVIDLRSLSPVDYGTVVASVRKTGRLVITHEAGQSGGLGAEVAASITERCFYHLEAAPVRVTGFDIPYPYSKLEMHHLPGLDRILDGVDRALGRPNSLSGLEG from the coding sequence ATGACTTCCATGACCTTTGCCCGCGCCATCAATGCGGGACTGCGCAAGTCGCTCGACCATGACCCCAAGGTTGTCCTTCTCGGTGAGGACATCGGCACCCTCGGCGGCGTGTTCCGGGTGACCGACGGACTGCAGAAGGACTTCGGCAAGCACCGCGTGGTGGACACGCCCCTGGCCGAATCCGCCATCGTGGGTGCCGCCGTCGGCCTTGCCTACCGCGGCTACCGCCCCGTGGTGGAAATCCAGTTCGACGGGTTCATCTATCCCGCGTTCGACCAGATTGTCAGCCAGGTGGCCAAGCTGCATTACCGCACCCGCGGCGCAGTGAAAATGCCCATCACCATCCGGGTGCCGTTCGGCGGCGGCATCGGCTCGCCGGAGCACCACTCCGAGTCGCCGGAAGCCTACTTCACGCACACCTCCGGACTGCGGGTGGTCACCGTTTCGAACCCCCAGGACGCGCACACGGTGATCCAGCAGGCTATCGCCAGCGACGACCCCGTTCTCTACTTCGAGCCGAAGCGGCGGTATCACGACAAGGGCGAGGTGGATGAGGCCGCCGGACTGGACGCTGCAGTTCCAATGGGCCAGGCCAGGGTCCTGACCGACGGAACCGACGTCACCCTCGTGGCTTATGGCCCGCTGGTGAAGACCGCCCTGGACGCCGCCTCGGCTGCTGCCGACGAAGGCATCTCCATCCAGGTCATCGACCTGCGCTCGCTGTCACCGGTGGACTACGGCACCGTGGTGGCTTCGGTCCGGAAGACCGGCCGCCTGGTGATCACGCACGAGGCCGGGCAGTCCGGCGGGCTGGGGGCCGAGGTGGCCGCCAGCATCACCGAGCGGTGCTTCTACCACCTGGAAGCCGCACCCGTCAGGGTTACCGGCTTCGACATCCCGTACCCCTATTCGAAACTCGAGATGCACCACCTGCCGGGCCTGGATCGGATCCTCGATGGCGTGGACCGTGCACTGGGGCGGCCGAATTCACTGAGCGGGCTGGAAGGATGA
- the pdhA gene encoding pyruvate dehydrogenase (acetyl-transferring) E1 component subunit alpha translates to MSTDKTGQGGAQAHEGAGEFQEPGSSGVPVQGLVQLITPSGERVSHPEFDLWVQDITDEHLCSLFEDMTVIRRIDVEATALQRQGELALWPPLLGQEAAQIGSGRSLRSDDFVFSSYRENGVAYCRGVDLTDLLRVWRGNASGGWDPYAINMATPQIIIGAQTLHATGYAMGIQNDGADSVAVTYFGDGATSEGDVNEALVFAASFQAPVVFFCTNNHWAISEPVRLQSHIQLADRAAGFGIPSLRVDGNDVLAVMAATRVALDRARRGGGPTFIEAVTYRMGPHTTADDPTRYRDANELEDWAAKDPISRVAALLERKGLLTDELQEHVRNSADAVAREMRKGCTTMPDPQPMDVFKHVYSAPNSWLDRQQDHYARYLASFGDSAGAVSGEGAR, encoded by the coding sequence GTGTCTACAGACAAAACGGGCCAGGGCGGCGCACAAGCCCATGAGGGCGCCGGGGAATTTCAGGAGCCGGGGTCATCCGGCGTTCCGGTACAAGGGCTGGTCCAGCTGATCACACCGTCGGGGGAGCGGGTGAGCCATCCCGAATTCGATCTCTGGGTGCAGGACATCACGGACGAACACCTTTGCTCGCTATTCGAGGACATGACCGTCATCCGGCGCATCGATGTCGAGGCAACGGCTCTCCAGCGCCAGGGCGAACTCGCCCTGTGGCCCCCTCTGCTGGGGCAGGAAGCGGCACAAATAGGATCCGGCAGGTCGCTGCGCAGCGACGATTTCGTCTTCTCCAGCTACCGTGAAAACGGTGTGGCCTACTGCCGCGGCGTGGACCTCACAGACCTCCTGCGGGTGTGGCGCGGCAACGCCTCCGGCGGCTGGGATCCGTACGCCATCAACATGGCAACGCCCCAGATCATCATCGGCGCCCAGACCCTGCATGCCACCGGCTACGCCATGGGCATCCAGAACGACGGCGCAGATTCCGTGGCCGTCACCTATTTCGGTGACGGCGCGACGAGCGAGGGCGATGTCAATGAAGCCCTGGTCTTCGCGGCCAGCTTCCAGGCTCCCGTAGTGTTTTTTTGCACCAACAACCACTGGGCCATTTCGGAACCGGTCCGGCTCCAGTCGCACATCCAGCTCGCGGACCGCGCTGCCGGCTTCGGGATCCCCAGCCTGCGGGTGGACGGTAACGACGTCCTGGCCGTCATGGCGGCCACTCGCGTTGCCCTCGACCGGGCGCGGCGCGGCGGCGGGCCCACCTTCATCGAAGCCGTCACCTACCGGATGGGGCCGCACACCACCGCTGACGACCCCACCCGGTACCGCGACGCCAACGAACTGGAGGACTGGGCCGCCAAGGACCCGATCAGCCGGGTGGCGGCGCTGCTGGAACGCAAGGGGCTCCTGACCGACGAACTGCAGGAACACGTCAGGAACAGCGCGGATGCCGTGGCCCGCGAGATGCGGAAAGGCTGCACCACCATGCCGGACCCGCAGCCCATGGACGTTTTCAAGCACGTCTACAGCGCACCGAACTCGTGGCTGGACCGCCAGCAGGACCACTACGCCCGTTACCTGGCCTCTTTCGGGGACTCCGCAGGTGCCGTTTCAGGAGAAGGTGCACGCTGA
- a CDS encoding dihydrolipoamide acetyltransferase family protein, translating to MIKEFRLPDLGEGLTESEILSWKVAVGDTVSLNQVIAEVETAKAVVELPSPFAGVIRELHEQPGTVVEVGKPIVSFEVADDAGPAPAGHAAPSQGVTPAGQAAAGEEPAAPKREPNLVGYGAVVESSGRPARRPRIFAPVVEPADAGSPVVEPADAGSPVVEPADAGSPVVEPAETMVREARAGVPSGDRPRSTPPVRKLARDLGVDLAVVPGTGPEGLITREDVREFLRQGSAGQPDAPAGQAPAGDGGERETRTPIKGVRKHTAAAMVSSAFTAPHATEFLTVDVTPTMELLAKLRGTRAFAGLKLTPLTLAAKAVLIALRRHPSLNSRWDEANQEIVTFNYVNLGVAAATPRGLTVPNIKDAHSLTLEQLAEALAVLADTARSGKTAPSDLSGGTMSITNIGVFGIDAGTPILNPGEAAILALGAVRSMPWEYRGEVALRQVMTLSLSFDHRLVDGEQGSRFLADVGAVLAEPGMVLTMV from the coding sequence ATGATCAAGGAATTCCGGCTTCCCGACCTCGGGGAAGGGCTCACCGAGTCAGAAATCCTCAGCTGGAAAGTGGCCGTGGGTGACACCGTCAGCCTGAACCAGGTCATTGCCGAGGTGGAGACAGCCAAGGCGGTGGTGGAGTTGCCGTCCCCTTTCGCCGGCGTCATCAGGGAACTGCATGAGCAGCCAGGGACGGTTGTTGAGGTGGGCAAGCCCATCGTCTCCTTCGAGGTAGCGGACGACGCCGGGCCGGCACCGGCGGGGCACGCCGCACCGTCGCAGGGCGTTACGCCAGCCGGGCAGGCGGCGGCGGGAGAGGAACCGGCGGCTCCCAAACGGGAACCCAACCTGGTGGGGTACGGTGCCGTCGTCGAAAGCTCCGGCCGGCCCGCGCGCCGCCCACGGATCTTTGCCCCGGTGGTTGAGCCCGCCGATGCCGGGTCCCCGGTGGTTGAGCCTGCCGATGCCGGGTCCCCGGTGGTTGAGCCTGCCGATGCCGGGTCCCCGGTGGTTGAGCCTGCCGAAACCATGGTTAGGGAGGCCCGGGCGGGCGTACCCTCCGGCGACCGGCCGCGCTCCACGCCTCCGGTCCGCAAGCTGGCCAGGGACCTCGGTGTTGACCTGGCGGTGGTTCCCGGCACCGGCCCGGAAGGCCTGATCACGCGCGAGGACGTCCGGGAGTTCCTGCGGCAGGGCAGTGCCGGGCAGCCCGACGCGCCCGCCGGCCAGGCGCCTGCGGGGGACGGGGGAGAGCGGGAAACCCGGACGCCCATCAAGGGCGTCCGCAAGCACACGGCCGCCGCGATGGTCTCCAGCGCTTTCACCGCCCCGCACGCCACCGAGTTCCTCACCGTGGACGTCACCCCCACCATGGAGCTGCTGGCGAAACTGCGGGGGACCCGGGCGTTCGCCGGGCTCAAGCTGACACCTCTGACACTCGCCGCCAAGGCGGTGCTGATCGCGCTGCGCCGCCATCCGTCGCTGAACTCCCGCTGGGATGAGGCGAACCAGGAGATCGTTACTTTCAACTACGTGAACCTGGGCGTCGCGGCTGCCACCCCGCGGGGACTGACGGTGCCGAACATCAAGGATGCGCACTCGCTGACCCTGGAGCAGCTGGCGGAGGCGCTGGCGGTGCTGGCGGACACCGCGCGGTCCGGGAAAACGGCGCCGTCAGACCTGTCCGGCGGAACCATGTCCATCACCAACATCGGCGTTTTCGGCATCGATGCCGGGACGCCCATCCTCAACCCCGGCGAAGCCGCCATCCTGGCATTGGGTGCCGTGCGGTCCATGCCGTGGGAGTACCGCGGTGAGGTGGCCCTGCGGCAGGTGATGACCCTGAGCCTGTCCTTCGACCACCGCCTGGTGGACGGTGAGCAGGGCTCCCGGTTCCTGGCCGACGTCGGGGCAGTCCTGGCAGAGCCGGGAATGGTCCTGACAATGGTCTGA
- a CDS encoding solute symporter family protein, translating to MITIATAVDVAALKDTTLLNMGIFGLFVAVTMVIVFRASRNNKTAADYYAAGRSFTGSQNGTAIAGDYLSAASFLGITGAIAINGYDGFMYSIGFLVAWLVALLLVAELLRNTGKFTMADVLSFRLKQRPVRIAAAISTLAVCFFYLLAQMAGAGSLISLLLGISDWGGQALVIIVVGALMIMYVLIGGMKGTTWVQIIKAILLIAGAAVMTLWVLAIYGFNLSALLGGAVETANNPAVLNPGLQYGKSETSKLDFMSLGLALVLGTAALPHVLMRFYTVPTAKEARKSVVWSIWLIGLFYLFTLVLGYGAAALVGADTIKSAPGGVNAAAPLLAFHLGGPLLLGFISAVAFATILAVVAGLTITAAASFAHDIYANVIAKGKADAATEVRVARRTVVVIGILAILGGILANGQNVAFLVALAFAVAASANLPTIIYSLFWRRFTTQGAVWSMYGGLGAAIILIIFSPVVSGGATSMIKDAHFAIFPLSNPGIVSIPLAFFLGWLGTVLDKKREDPAKQAEMEVRSLTGVGAEKAVDH from the coding sequence TGGTGATCGTGTTCCGTGCCAGCCGGAACAACAAGACCGCCGCCGACTACTACGCCGCCGGCCGCTCCTTCACGGGATCGCAGAACGGCACCGCCATCGCCGGCGACTACCTTTCCGCAGCTTCGTTCCTGGGCATCACCGGCGCCATCGCCATCAACGGGTATGACGGCTTCATGTACTCCATCGGATTCCTGGTGGCGTGGCTGGTGGCGCTGCTCCTGGTGGCTGAGCTGCTCCGCAACACCGGCAAGTTCACCATGGCCGACGTGCTGTCGTTCCGGCTCAAGCAGCGGCCCGTCCGCATCGCCGCCGCCATCTCCACCCTGGCTGTCTGCTTCTTCTACCTCCTGGCCCAGATGGCCGGAGCCGGCAGCCTGATCTCCCTGCTGCTGGGCATCAGCGACTGGGGCGGACAGGCCTTGGTGATCATCGTGGTCGGCGCGCTCATGATCATGTACGTCCTCATCGGCGGCATGAAGGGCACCACGTGGGTGCAGATCATCAAAGCCATCCTGCTGATCGCCGGTGCCGCCGTCATGACGCTCTGGGTCCTGGCCATCTACGGGTTCAACCTTTCGGCGCTCCTGGGCGGTGCCGTGGAAACGGCCAACAACCCGGCGGTCCTCAACCCGGGCCTGCAGTACGGCAAGAGCGAAACCTCCAAGCTGGACTTCATGTCCCTGGGCCTCGCCCTGGTCCTGGGCACAGCGGCCCTGCCCCACGTCCTGATGCGCTTCTACACGGTCCCCACGGCCAAGGAAGCCCGCAAATCGGTGGTCTGGTCCATTTGGCTGATCGGCCTGTTCTACCTGTTCACCCTGGTCCTCGGCTACGGTGCTGCTGCACTGGTGGGTGCCGACACCATCAAGTCCGCTCCCGGCGGCGTGAACGCTGCGGCTCCGCTGCTGGCCTTCCACCTCGGCGGCCCGCTGCTGCTGGGCTTCATCTCCGCCGTGGCGTTTGCCACCATCTTGGCAGTGGTGGCCGGCTTGACCATCACCGCAGCCGCCTCGTTCGCCCATGACATCTACGCCAACGTGATCGCCAAGGGCAAGGCGGACGCCGCAACGGAGGTCCGGGTGGCCCGCCGCACGGTGGTGGTGATCGGCATCCTGGCCATCCTTGGCGGCATCCTGGCCAATGGCCAGAACGTGGCGTTCCTGGTGGCGCTGGCCTTCGCCGTTGCTGCCTCAGCCAACCTGCCCACCATCATCTACTCACTGTTCTGGCGGCGGTTCACCACCCAGGGCGCAGTGTGGAGCATGTACGGCGGACTCGGTGCAGCCATCATCCTGATCATCTTCTCGCCGGTGGTCTCCGGCGGGGCCACCTCGATGATCAAGGACGCACACTTCGCCATCTTCCCGCTCAGCAACCCCGGCATCGTTTCCATCCCGCTGGCGTTCTTCCTCGGCTGGCTCGGTACGGTGCTGGACAAGAAGCGGGAGGATCCGGCCAAGCAGGCCGAGATGGAGGTCCGCTCCCTCACCGGTGTTGGTGCCGAAAAGGCAGTCGACCACTAA
- a CDS encoding SACE_7040 family transcriptional regulator — translation MPTTDEANSTGTDAPAARPAGATQRSKAKEDRRQALLAAAASLFAVNGFKSVSLEDLGAAAGVSGPAVYRHFPGKQAVLADLLATVSRELLDGGRKVVAENADPRLALRRLVEFQVDFALGKPEVIRVQDRDLSNLSEQDQSAVRALQRSYVEVWVDVLSRLHPGTDAAELRTRAHATFGLINSTPHSVRSHGRRMAAAARPLLEEMALAALTVDSPQTR, via the coding sequence GTGCCCACAACCGATGAAGCCAACAGCACCGGGACTGACGCCCCCGCCGCCCGGCCCGCCGGCGCAACCCAGCGCAGCAAAGCCAAGGAAGACCGCCGCCAGGCCCTGCTTGCCGCGGCCGCTTCGCTGTTCGCCGTCAACGGGTTCAAGAGCGTTTCCCTCGAAGACCTCGGAGCGGCGGCGGGGGTCAGCGGACCGGCCGTCTACCGGCACTTCCCCGGCAAGCAGGCTGTCCTGGCGGACCTGCTGGCCACCGTCAGCCGGGAGCTGCTGGACGGCGGGCGGAAGGTGGTCGCAGAGAACGCGGATCCGCGCCTGGCCCTGCGCCGCCTCGTGGAGTTCCAGGTGGACTTCGCCCTCGGCAAACCCGAGGTGATCCGCGTGCAGGACCGGGACCTCAGCAACCTCTCCGAACAGGACCAGTCAGCCGTGCGGGCGCTGCAGCGCAGCTACGTGGAGGTGTGGGTGGATGTCCTGTCCAGGCTCCACCCCGGCACGGACGCCGCCGAACTCCGGACCCGGGCGCACGCCACGTTCGGGCTGATCAACTCCACCCCGCACTCGGTCCGGAGCCACGGCCGCCGGATGGCGGCCGCAGCCCGGCCGCTGCTCGAGGAGATGGCGCTCGCCGCACTGACGGTGGACAGCCCGCAAACGCGCTGA
- a CDS encoding Lrp/AsnC family transcriptional regulator: protein MQALDGTDTRLLSALAQDPRRTVVALAQKLGLSRNTVQARMAQLEKKHVFLSFERRINTAALGYPLMAFISVHVQQQKLTRLAQDLAAIPEILEGYGLTGSADLLLRVVAQDAEDLFRINGKILACDGVERADTALAMGELIPFRVQPLLERGPQGS, encoded by the coding sequence ATGCAAGCTCTGGATGGCACTGACACCCGCCTGCTTTCGGCACTGGCCCAGGACCCCAGGAGGACCGTGGTGGCCCTCGCGCAGAAACTGGGACTGTCCAGGAACACTGTGCAGGCGCGGATGGCCCAGCTCGAAAAGAAGCACGTCTTCCTGTCCTTCGAACGCAGGATCAATACTGCCGCCCTGGGGTACCCGCTGATGGCTTTCATTTCCGTCCACGTCCAGCAGCAGAAGCTCACCCGGCTGGCACAGGATTTGGCGGCCATCCCGGAGATCCTGGAGGGCTACGGCCTGACCGGGTCCGCAGACCTGCTGCTGCGCGTAGTGGCCCAGGATGCCGAGGACCTTTTCCGCATCAACGGCAAAATCCTCGCGTGCGATGGCGTGGAACGGGCGGACACTGCGCTGGCCATGGGCGAGCTCATCCCTTTCCGCGTGCAGCCGCTGCTCGAGCGGGGTCCGCAGGGAAGCTGA